One segment of Solanum stenotomum isolate F172 chromosome 1, ASM1918654v1, whole genome shotgun sequence DNA contains the following:
- the LOC125872719 gene encoding linoleate 13S-lipoxygenase 2-1, chloroplastic, whose translation MLKPQLQQSSQSTKALIPSWNTNPLFLASVPINILNKNFRLKKKNNFRVHHNYNGANTTKAVLSSTEKSTGVKAVVTVQKQVNFNLSRGLDDIGDLLGKSLLLWIVAAELDHKTGIEKPSIRAYAHRGRDVDGDTHYEADFVIPEDFGEVGAILIENEHHKEMYVKNIVIDGFVHGKVEITCNSWVHSKFDNPDKRIFFTNKSYLPSQTPSGVSRLREEELVTLRGDGIGERKVFERIYDYDVYNDLGEADGNGDAKRPVLGGKELPYPRRCRTGRPRSKKDPLSETRSTFVYVPRDEAFSEVKSVTFSGNTVYSVLHAVVPALESVVTDPNLGFPHFPAIDSLFNVGVDLPGLGDKKSGLFDVVPRLIKAISDTRKDVLLFESPQLVQRDKFSWFRDVEFARQTLAGLNPYSIRLVTEWPLRSKLDPKVYGPPESEITKELIEKEIGNYMTVEQAVQQKKLFILDYHDLLLPYVNKVNELKGSVLYGSRTIFFLTPQGTLKPLAIELTRPPVDDKPQWKEVYSPNDWNATGAWLWKLAKAHVLSHDSGYHQLVSHWLRTHCCTEPYIIASNRQLSAMHPIYRLLHPHFRYTMEINALAREALINANGIIESSFFPGKYAIELSSIAYGAEWRFDQEALPQNLISRGLAVEDPNEPHGLKLAIEDYPFANDGLVLWDILKQWVTNYVNHYYPQTNLIESDKELQAWWSEIKNVGHGDKRDEPWWPELKTPNDLIGIITTIVWVTSGHHAAVNFGQYSYAGYFPNRPTVARSKMPTEDPTAEEWEWFMNKPEEALLRCFPSQIQATKVMTILDVLSNHSPDEEYIGEKIEPYWAEDPVINAAFEVFSGKLKELEGIIDARNNDSKLNNRNGAGVVPYELLKPYSESGVTGKGVPYSISI comes from the exons atgttgAAGCCTCAACTTCAACAATCATCACAATCTACAAAAGCCCTAATTCCATCTTGGAATACTAATCCATTATTCTTAGCCTCGGTtcccataaatattttaaataaaaactttagactaaaaaaaaagaataattttaggGTTCATCATAATTATAATGGTGCAAATACCACTAAGGCTGTGCTTAGTTCTACTGAAAAATCCACAGGTGTTAAAGCTGTGGTGACTGTCCAAAAAcaagtaaattttaatttatcaagaGGACTTGATGATATTGGTGATTTACTTGGTAAATCACTACTTTTGTGGATTGTTGCTGCTGAGCTTGATCATA agACTGGAATTGAGAAGCCAAGCATTAGGGCATATGCACATCGTGGACGAGATGTGGATGGCGACACACATTATGAGGCTGATTTTGTAATTCCTGAAGACTTTGGGGAGGTTGGTGCaattttaatagaaaatgaGCACCACAAGGAAATGTATGTGAAGAATATAGTAATTGACGGTTTTGTCCATGGCAAAGTTGAAATTACATGCAACTCTTGGGTTCATTCCAAATTTGATAATCCTGATAAAAGGATTTTCTTCACAAATAAG TCATATTTACCATCTCAAACCCCAAGTGGAGTAAGTAGGTTAAGAGAGGAAGAACTTGTGACATTAAGAGGTGATGGAATTGGAGAAAGAAAAGTATTTGAGAggatttatgattatgatgtttaTAATGATCTTGGAGAGGCTGATGGTAATGGTGATGCTAAGAGACCAGTACTTGGTGGAAAAGAATTACCTTATCCTAGAAGGTGTAGAACCGGTAGACCAAGAAGTAAAAAAG ATCCATTATCTGAAACAAGGAGTACCTTTGTGTACGTACCAAGAGATGAAGCATTTTCAGAAGTGAAGAGTGTAACATTCTCCGGCAACACCGTTTACTCCGTCCTACACGCGGTGGTGCCCGCGTTGGAATCGGTCGTAACCGATCCCAACCTCGGGTTTCCACATTTTCCAGCCATTGACTCGCTTTTCAATGTCGGTGTCGATCTACCAGGACTTGGAGATAAAAAAAGTGGCCTTTTTGACGTCGTACCAAGACTTATTAAGGCTATTTCTGATACTAGAAAAGATGTCTTGCTCTTTGAATCCCCTCAATTGGTTCAAA GGGACAAATTTTCTTGGTTTAGAGATGTGGAATTTGCTCGACAAACCTTAGCTGGTTTGAATCCATACAGTATCCGATTGGTTACG GAATGGCCATTGAGGAGCAAGCTAGACCCTAAAGTGTATGGACCTCCTGAATCAGAAATCACAAAAGAGCTAATTGAGAAAGAAATTGGAAACTATATGACTGTTGAACAg GCAGTTCAACAAAAGAAGTTGTTCATTCTCGATTACCATGATTTGTTGTTGCCATATGTGAACAAAGTGAATGAACTCAAAGGGTCAGTATTATATGGATCAAGAACTATATTCTTCTTGACACCTCAAGGCACATTGAAACCTTTGGCAATTGAGCTAACTAGGCCACCAGTAGATGATAAACCTCAATGGAAGGAAGTTTATTCCCCAAATGATTGGAATGCCACTGGGGCTTGGCTATGGAAATTGGCTAAAGCTCATGTTCTTTCTCATGACTCTGGCTATCATCAACTAGTTAGTCATTG GCTAAGAACTCATTGTTGTACAGAGCCATACATTATTGCATCAAATAGGCAACTAAGTGCAATGCATCCAATATATAGATTGTTGCATCCTCATTTCAGATACACAATGGAGATAAATGCCTTAGCTAGAGAAGCACTTATTAATGCTAATGGTATTATTGAGAGTTCATTTTTCCCAGGCAAGTATGCAATTGAGTTGAGTTCTATTGCCTATGGTGCTGAATGGAGATTTGACCAAGAGGCACTCCCACAAAACCTTATTAGTAG GGGATTGGCAGTGGAAGATCCAAATGAACCACATGGATTGAAACTAGCAATAGAAGATTACCCTTTTGCTAATGATGGTTTAGTACTTTGGGACATACTTAAACAATGGGTAACAAATTATGTAAACCATTATTATCCACAAACAAATCTTATTGAATCTGATAAAGAACTCCAAGCTTGGTGGTCAGAGATTAAAAATGTTGGACATGGTGACAAGAGAGATGAGCCATGGTGGCCAGAGTTAAAAACCCCAAATGACTTAATTGGTATTATCACAACAATAGTTTGGGTAACTTCTGGCCATCATGCAGCAGTTAACTTTGGCCAATACAGCTATGCAG GCTACTTTCCAAATAGGCCAACAGTTGCTAGATCAAAAATGCCAACTGAGGATCCAACAGCTGAAGAATGGGAGTGGTTCATGAATAAACCTGAGGAGGCACTACTAAGATGCTTCCCTTCACAAATTCAAGCAACAAAAGTAATGACAATTTTGGATGTCTTATCAAACCATTCACCAGATGAAGAATATATTGGTGAAAAGATTGAGCCTTATTGGGCAGAGGATCCCGTAATTAACGCGGCGTTCGAGGTGTTCTCGGGGAAATTGAAGGAGCTTGAAGGGATTATTGATGCTAGAAATAATGATAGTAAGTTGAATAATAGAAATGGAGCTGGAGTTGTGCCTTATGAATTGTTGAAACCATATTCTGAATCTGGAGTTACTGGAAAAGGTGTACCTTATAGTATTTCCATTtga
- the LOC125872741 gene encoding receptor-like protein Cf-9 has protein sequence MDCVKLVLFMLYTFLCQVAFLSSLPHLCPKDQALSLLQFKHMFTINPDASYNCYDYTGIQSYPRTLLWNKSTDCCSWDGVHCDKTTGKVIELDLRCSQLQGKFHSNSSLFQLFNLKRLDLSYNDFTRSLISPKFGEFSSLTHLVLSRSSFAGLIPSEISHLSKLHVLRIGDQYGLSLGPHNFELLLKNLTQLRELNLHSVDISSTIPLNFSSYLINIRLPYTELCGVLPERVFHLSDLEFLYLYENPQLTVRFPTTKWNSSASLMMLYLYSVNITGRIPESFSHLTSLHELYMSDSNLSGPIKPLWNLTNIEFLDLGNNHLEGPISCQLSIFEKLKELSLRNNNLDGGLEFLSFNKSLTQLEYLKFSSNYLTGHIPPNVSGLPNLKQLYLSSNNLSGTIPSWIFSLPSLTVLDLGNNTFSGKIQEFKSNTLSQVYLNQNQLVGPIPNSLLNQPSLRILLLSHNNINGHIALEICNLKELIVLNLRRNNLEGTIPQCLGVMNENLWNLDLSKNSLSGTINTTFGIGNYLTVISLYGNKLTGKVPRSLINCKYLTLLDLGNNQLNDTFPNWLGDLPGLQILSLRSNKLHGPIKSSENTNLFPQLQIMDLSSNGFSGNLPNSLFGNLQAMKEIDESTRTPQYVSDPYANYYDYLTTITTKGHDYDSAPILATNMIIDLSKNIFEGHIPSIIGDLVGLRTLNLSHNVLEGHIPASFKNLSVLESLDLSSNNISGEIPQQLASLTFLEVLNLSHNHLVGCIPRGKQFDTFENTSYQGNDGLRGLPPSRDCVRDDRVPQATTPAEQDQEEEEEDSPMISWQAVLMGYGCGLVIGLSIIYIMYSTQYPAWFSRMVVKLEHQITTRMKKHKKRY, from the coding sequence ATGGATTGTGTAAAACTTGTATTGTTTATGCTATATACCTTTCTCTGTCAAGTTGCTTTCTTGTCATCTTTACCTCATTTATGCCCCAAAGATCAAGCTCTTTCTCTTCTACAATTCAAGCACATGTTTACCATTAATCCTGATGCTTCTTATAATTGTTACGACTATACAGGAATTCAGTCATATCCAAGAACTCTTTTATGGAACAAGAGCACAGATTGTTGCTCATGGGATGGAGTTCATTGTGATAAGACGACAGGAAAAGTGATTGAGCTTGATCTCCGTTGCAGCCAACTTCAAGGCAAGTTTCATTCCAATAGTAGCCTCTTTCAACTCTTCAATCTCAAAAGACTTGATTTGTCTTATAATGATTTCACTAGATCGCTCATTTCACCTAAATTTGGTGAGTTTTCAAGTTTGACGCATCTTGTTTTGTCGAGATCAAGTTTTGCAGGTCTAATCCCTTCTGAAATCTCTCACCTTTCTAAATTACACGTTCTTCGTATAGGTGATCAATATGGGCTTAGTCTTGGGCCTCACAATTTTGAACTGCTCCTTAAGAACTTGACCCAATTAAGAGAGCTCAACCTTCACTCTGTGGACATCTCTTCCACCATTCCTCTgaatttctcttcttatttaataaatatacgGCTTCCATACACAGAGTTATGTGGGGTATTGCCTGAAAGAGTTTTCCACCTTTCCGATTTAGAATTCctttatttatatgaaaatccCCAACTCACAGTTAGGTTTCCCACAACCAAATGGAATAGCAGTGCATCACTCATGATGTTATATCTCTATAGTGTGAATATTACCGGTAGGATACCTGAATCATTTAGCCATCTAACTTCACTTCATGAGTTGTACATGAGTGATTCTAATCTGTCAGGGCCTATTAAACCTCTATGGAATCTCACCAACATAGAGTTTTTGGACCTTGGTAATAACCATCTTGAAGGACCAATTTCCTGCCAGTTATCGATATTTGAAAAGCTCAAGGAGCTATCACTTAGAAATAACAACTTGGATGGCGGACTTGAGTTCTTATCCTTTAACAAAAGCCTGACACAGCTTGAATACTTAAAATTTTCGTCCAATTACCTTACTGGTCACATTCCACCCAACGTAAGTGGACTACCAAACCTAAAACAGCTCTACTTGTCATCAAACAACTTGAGTGGGACTATACCTTCCTGGATATTCTCCCTTCCTTCACTGACAGTGTTAGACTTAGGCAATAACACTTTCAGTGGAAAAATTCAGGAGTTCAAGTCCAACACATTGTCTCAAGTTTATCTAAACCAAAATCAGCTGGTAGGTCCAATACCAAATTCACTCCTAAACCAGCCAAGCCTAAGAATTCTTCTTCTTTCgcacaataatataaatggaCACATTGCTTTAGAAATCTGCAATCTGAAAGAACTGATTGTGCTAAATTTGAGAAGGAATAATTTGGAGGGAACAATCCCACAATGTTTGGGTGTGATGAATGAAAACCTTTGGAATTTGGATTTGAGCAAAAACAGTCTTAGTGGGACAATTAATACAACTTTTGGTATCGGAAACTATCTCACTGTCATTAGCTTGTATGGGAATAAGCTAACGGGGAAAGTCCCACGATCTTTGATCAATTGCAAGTATTTGACACTTCTTGATCTAGGTAACAATCAGTTGAATGACACATTTCCAAACTGGTTAGGAGACCTACCAGGTTTGCAGATTTTAAGCTTGAGATCAAATAAGTTGCATGGTCCTATTAAATCTTCAGAGAATACAAACTTGTTTCCGCAGCTTCAAATTATGGATCTATCATCCAATGGATTTAGTGGGAATTTACCCAACAGTCTTTTCGGAAACTTGCAAGCCATGAAGGAAATTGATGAGAGTACAAGAACCCCACAGTATGTTTCTGATCCATATGctaattattatgattatttgaCGACAATTACAACAAAGGGACATGATTATGATTCAGCTCCAATTCTTGCTACTAACATGATTATCGATCTCTCAAAGAACATATTTGAAGGTCATATTCCAAGCATTATTGGAGATCTTGTTGGACTTCGTACCTTGAACTTATCTCATAATGTCTTGGAAGGTCATATACCAGCATCATTCAAAAATCTATCCGTACTCGAATCATTGGATCTCTCATCTAACAACATCAGCGGAGAAATTCCGCAACAGCTTGCATCTCTCACATTTCTTGAAGTCTTAAATCTCTCTCACAATCATCTTGTTGGATGCATCCCCAGAGGAAAACAATTTGATACGTTTGAGAACACTTCATACCAAGGAAATGATGGATTACGAGGATTGCCACCCTCAAGAGATTGTGTCCGTGATGATAGGGTACCACAAGCGACAACTCCAGCTGAGcaagatcaagaagaagaagaagaagattcaccAATGATCAGTTGGCAGGCAGTTCTCATGGGTTACGGTTGTGGACTTGTTATTGGACTGTCCATAATATACATAATGTATTCAACTCAATATCCAGCATGGTTTTCGAGGATGGTTGTAAAATTGGAACACCAAATTACTACGAGAAtgaaaaaacacaagaaaagaTATTAG
- the LOC125860151 gene encoding putative pentatricopeptide repeat-containing protein At1g10330, with the protein MYEKMRAKALQPNEITFVSVLSACAYAKLVDFSFKLFEAMSHEFGLVAKMEHYGCVVDLLGRAGLLQEAYNFIKKMPFDIWLVYLHALTLYEKMRAKGLQPNEITFVAVLSACAHAKLVDFSFKLFEAMSHEFGLVAKMEHYGCVVDLLGRAGLLQEAYDFIKKMPFEADATVLGALMGACRLHGAIELGNEVSQLLLESQLNHSGCYVQLSSIYAGAQRWDHAAALRKAMLDAGIHKVPAHSLI; encoded by the exons ATGTATGAGAAGATGAGGGCAAAGGCGCTACAACCAAATGAGATTACCTTTGTGTCTGTTCTATCAGCTTGTGCGTATGCCAAGCTTGTCGATTTCagttttaaattgtttgaagCAATGTCACATGAATTTGGACTTGTAGCTAAGATGGAACATTATGGTTGTGTGGTTGATCTCTTAGGGAGAGCCGGGCTACTGCAGGAAGCGTACAACTTCATAAAGAAGATGCCTTTCGATA TTTGGCTGGTTTACTTGCATGCCTTAACGTTGTATGAGAAGATGAGGGCAAAGGGGCTGCAACCAAATGAGATTACCTTTGTGGCTGTTCTATCAGCTTGTGCGCATGCCAAGCTTGTCGATTTCagttttaaattgtttgaagCAATGTCACATGAATTTGGACTTGTAGCTAAGATGGAACATTATGGTTGTGTGGTTGATCTCTTAGGGAGAGCTGGGCTACTGCAGGAAGCGTATGACTTCATAAAGAAGATGCCTTTTGAAGCTGATGCAACTGTCTTGGGGGCTCTGATGGGTGCTTGTAGACTTCATGGAGCTATTGAATTGGGAAATGAAGTATCACAACTATTGCTTGAGTCGCAACTGAATCATTCTGGCTGTTATGTGCAACTCTCAAGCATTTATGCTGGCGCACAGAGGTGGGATCATGCTGCTGCCTTGAGAAAAGCAATGTTAGATGCTGGAATACACAAGGTTCCAGCCCACAGTTTAATTTAG